From the Cardiocondyla obscurior isolate alpha-2009 linkage group LG08, Cobs3.1, whole genome shotgun sequence genome, the window ttgttatataaaaaatatatgtattgtatcaaaaacgatataatttttttttttttttttaataggtaTGGTATTTTATTCTACAATATCTCGACACCATTGAGGCGCGTGGTCTTGATTTGGTAGAGTGCCTTACCTTcttgtttcaattaaatttctccACGCTTGGTAAAGATTATAGTACAGAAGGTATGTCCGAGGGACTCTTAACGTTTTTACAACACTTAAGAGAATTCGGACTTGTTTAtcaacgaaaacgaaaagcgGGAAGGTAAAATagatgaaatataatatatgtattatttgcCGCGTGATAATGAAATGCTGActgatttatattaatttatgtttcaaGATTTTATCCAACCCGATTAGCTTTGAACATTGCTACGGGTGAAAACAAACCTTTAACTAGAGATACGGATAAGGAAGGGTATATAATTGTGGAAACAAATTACCGAGTTTACGCCTACACGAATTCAAACCTGCAAGTTGCACTGCTTGGACTTTTCTGTGAAATGTTATATAGGTCGGTGCAACGCATTTAAAAAtgcgtataatatatattaacaagtttaaataaataattatgtcgtTCTGTTTTCAGGTTTCCAAATTTAGTTGTGTCGATATTGACAAGAGACTCTGTCAGACAAGCGTTAAAGAGTGGAATAACTGCTTCTCAAATAGTAGGGTACGTATGGTGTTAACatcttgaatatttaaaacaaaatctagaaatatttttgttaatatgtTACTTTACGTCAACAGCTATTTGCAACAACACTCACATAGTAAAATGATAGAAGCAGGGCCACCCGTACTACCACCTACTATCGTCGATCAAATTAAGCTATgggaaaatgaaagaaatagaTTTCTATTCAGCGAAGGAGTTCTGTACAGTCAGTTCCTCTCACAAACTGATTTCGAGGTTCTTCGGGACCATGCGGTCTCAACTGGAGTATTAATTTGGCAAAGTGAAAGGtggttatattttaaatataaataacttcaaatattaaatatgtaattttttctcgAGCAATTATTGTAacaaatgcaattaattataaataacattttttttttgcaggaaGAGAACTATGGTGGTTACCAAAGCCGGTCACGacgacgtaaaaaaattttggaagcGGTACTCAAAAGGCTCGAGCTAAtattagataaatataatttaattttaagcgCTTTATGTATGGTATTACGTTTTCTACGTAGcgacaaaaaaatattgcccCAAGAAAGTGCCTAGAAAAACTGGAGAAGTGTTTTTGACATAGACTGAAGAAgtaacgttttctttttaatcgatGCCAAAGCTTTCTCAAGTCGGACTAGGTTTTGATAACGAGTGTGATATTCAAGTAAGTTCTTTTTTAgctatttaatattgtttctaCATTTCCGCTGCAATTATCAAATTCATACAATTGGATGCAAAAGCACTGTTTAAAACTCGTCAATTTAATTTGCCGTAGTAAGGGCTATTGTGATCtcacgtaaataaatttatcgaaagaTGAACAGCATAGCcgtcttttaatatattttgaccatcacgtttttaaaacaaacttagtgtaatgtaaaaaaatatgcaaatgtaCGAgcatacatttaaaaaacgtATATACAATATCGGTAAActagatataataaatacttctAACTTACTGTTAGATCGCGAAACTACAACGACAGGAGGaacatttgaaaataaaaaatatattatttttttaattctcacgAGTCCCCTCGCGTTACGCGAGCCGTCGTAGACGCTGTAATTTAGTACTTTTCCGCATCACTCGTCTTTCCTGCTGCCTTACATTTATTGGCGTGACACTCCACGCATGAAACATTAAACAATGTaccaagaaaaaatattatagaaataatattcttgACGCGATGAATATTGCGATG encodes:
- the Mrn gene encoding general transcription factor IIH subunit 4, yielding MSTINGKNWLRPNSLQCKNLHEYLKSRTPDTLNKLYHKPPICLAVFRELPIIAKHYVMRLLFVEQPVPQAVIASWCSKLYFEEHQKVVQILNELYVWKEASIPGGLPGWILNNTFKKNLKIVLLGGGKPWTMSNQLETDSKPRDVAFLDSYALERWECVLHYMVGSQQQEGISADAVRILLHAGLMKRDEADGSPVITQAGFQFLLLDTASQVWYFILQYLDTIEARGLDLVECLTFLFQLNFSTLGKDYSTEGMSEGLLTFLQHLREFGLVYQRKRKAGRFYPTRLALNIATGENKPLTRDTDKEGYIIVETNYRVYAYTNSNLQVALLGLFCEMLYRFPNLVVSILTRDSVRQALKSGITASQIVGYLQQHSHSKMIEAGPPVLPPTIVDQIKLWENERNRFLFSEGVLYSQFLSQTDFEVLRDHAVSTGVLIWQSERKRTMVVTKAGHDDVKKFWKRYSKGSS